In a single window of the Deinococcus malanensis genome:
- a CDS encoding TerC/Alx family metal homeostasis membrane protein codes for MEFFFDLWLGKPTWMWLMFIILVVALLAFDLGVLGKRRQSRAAASGAEHPHEIGVKASLQLSLFYIGVALLFGVWVWSALGAQSGIEYFTGFAVEKALALDNVFVISVIFGALAVPRHLQHRVLVWGILGVIVLRGLMIGLGTALVTQFDWIMWVFGAFLLLTGIKLLLTKGGHTSAPDLERHPVVRALKRVLPVSPKLDGQKFLTRMPDAAGRMRLHATPLLLALVLVEAADLVFAVDSIPAIFAITQDPFLVYTSNIFAILGLRALYFALDALIHRFEALKPALALVLVFIGGKIFYTQLFGKMDPALSLAITLGILAGGVLVSLWKTRGPRPEMQAGR; via the coding sequence ATGGAATTTTTCTTTGACCTGTGGCTTGGCAAACCCACCTGGATGTGGCTGATGTTCATCATCCTGGTGGTTGCCCTGCTCGCCTTTGACCTCGGCGTTCTTGGCAAGCGCCGCCAGTCCCGGGCTGCGGCCTCAGGCGCCGAGCATCCCCACGAGATTGGCGTCAAGGCCAGCCTGCAACTCAGCCTCTTTTACATCGGCGTCGCCCTTCTCTTCGGCGTTTGGGTATGGAGTGCACTCGGCGCCCAGAGCGGAATCGAGTACTTCACCGGTTTCGCCGTGGAGAAGGCGCTGGCGCTGGACAATGTCTTTGTCATTAGTGTAATTTTTGGGGCCCTGGCTGTTCCGCGGCATCTGCAGCATCGGGTGCTGGTCTGGGGCATTCTCGGTGTCATCGTGTTGCGCGGCCTGATGATCGGCCTGGGCACCGCGCTGGTCACCCAGTTCGACTGGATCATGTGGGTCTTCGGTGCCTTCCTGCTTCTGACGGGCATCAAGCTGCTGCTGACCAAGGGAGGCCATACCAGCGCCCCTGATCTTGAGCGTCATCCTGTGGTACGGGCACTCAAGCGAGTTCTTCCCGTCAGCCCCAAACTTGATGGCCAGAAATTCCTCACCCGGATGCCTGATGCAGCGGGTCGGATGCGCCTTCACGCCACGCCTCTACTTCTGGCGCTGGTTCTGGTTGAAGCCGCCGACCTGGTGTTCGCGGTGGACTCGATCCCGGCCATCTTCGCCATTACGCAGGATCCATTCCTGGTGTACACCAGCAATATCTTCGCGATTCTGGGTCTACGGGCCCTGTACTTCGCCCTGGACGCACTGATTCACCGCTTCGAAGCTCTCAAGCCCGCCCTGGCCCTGGTACTGGTCTTTATTGGCGGCAAGATTTTCTACACCCAGCTGTTCGGCAAGATGGACCCGGCGTTGAGTCTGGCCATTACCCTCGGCATCCTGGCAGGTGGCGTTCTGGTCAGTCTATGGAAAACCCGTGGCCCACGGCCTGAGATGCAGGCTGGCAGGTAA
- the chrA gene encoding chromate efflux transporter yields the protein MTQSLDSPVPTERKVSFSEATAVWARIAAQSFGGPAGQIAVMHRILVDEKRWISEERFLHALNYCMLLPGPEAQQLAIYIGWLLHGTRGGIVAGSLFVLPGFLSILVLSIIYALYQETTLVQAVFFGLKAAVLVIVLDAVIRIGKRALKHPLLVMLAGLAFIVIFFFNVPFPLVVLGAGLIGFFGSRVRPGVFQGGGGHGSSAHGDEVRDAVITAETAMRVTPSWNRFFRIAFIGLASWFGPLLLVGALFGFSSVFWQMSKFFSQMAVVTFGGAYAVLAYVAQEAVQVFGWLRPGEMLNGLGMAETTPGPLIQVVQYVGFLGAFRDPESLTPLAAGILASFVVTWATYAPCFLWIFLGAPYIEQLRGNKALSGALTAITAAVVGVILNLSVWFALNTLFSKVGETHLGPLRLYTPDWTTLSVPSLVLSVIAGIALFRFNLGTIPTLALTTLLGAAYVLLIPSSG from the coding sequence TTGACGCAATCGCTCGATAGCCCCGTCCCCACCGAGCGGAAGGTGAGCTTTTCCGAGGCGACTGCAGTCTGGGCCCGGATCGCCGCACAATCCTTCGGCGGCCCTGCGGGACAGATCGCCGTGATGCACCGCATTCTGGTCGACGAGAAACGCTGGATCAGCGAGGAGCGCTTCCTCCACGCGCTGAACTACTGCATGCTGCTTCCCGGCCCGGAAGCCCAGCAACTCGCCATTTACATCGGCTGGCTGCTGCACGGCACCAGGGGAGGCATCGTCGCCGGGAGCCTGTTCGTCCTCCCGGGGTTTCTGTCCATCCTGGTGCTCAGCATCATCTATGCGCTGTATCAGGAAACAACCCTGGTACAGGCTGTTTTTTTCGGCTTGAAAGCCGCCGTGCTGGTTATCGTGCTTGACGCGGTGATCCGGATCGGGAAACGGGCCCTCAAGCACCCCCTGCTGGTCATGCTGGCTGGACTGGCTTTCATAGTCATCTTTTTTTTCAATGTTCCCTTTCCCCTAGTGGTCCTGGGCGCCGGGCTGATCGGATTTTTCGGCAGCCGGGTCCGTCCCGGAGTGTTCCAGGGCGGCGGTGGTCACGGCAGCAGCGCACATGGTGACGAGGTCAGGGACGCGGTCATCACCGCAGAAACCGCCATGCGGGTGACTCCAAGCTGGAACCGCTTCTTTCGAATTGCTTTCATTGGACTGGCCTCCTGGTTCGGCCCCCTGTTGCTGGTCGGGGCGCTGTTCGGCTTCAGCAGCGTCTTCTGGCAGATGTCAAAGTTTTTCAGTCAGATGGCGGTGGTGACCTTCGGCGGCGCCTATGCGGTGCTGGCTTACGTGGCCCAGGAGGCGGTGCAGGTGTTCGGGTGGCTCAGGCCCGGCGAGATGCTCAACGGCCTGGGAATGGCCGAGACCACGCCGGGGCCGCTGATTCAGGTCGTGCAATACGTGGGCTTCCTGGGCGCTTTCCGGGACCCGGAGAGCCTCACCCCACTCGCGGCGGGCATCCTGGCGTCCTTTGTCGTGACGTGGGCGACGTACGCGCCGTGCTTCCTGTGGATTTTCCTGGGTGCGCCGTACATCGAGCAGCTGCGTGGAAACAAAGCCCTGTCCGGGGCGCTGACGGCGATTACGGCGGCGGTAGTGGGCGTCATCCTCAACCTCAGCGTGTGGTTTGCCCTGAATACGTTGTTCTCGAAAGTCGGAGAAACGCATCTAGGACCGCTGCGGCTGTACACGCCGGACTGGACCACCCTGAGTGTGCCCTCCCTGGTCCTCTCGGTCATCGCGGGGATCGCCCTGTTCCGTTTCAATCTGGGGACCATTCCGACCCTGGCCCTGACCACCCTGCTCGGCGCAGCCTACGTTCTGCTCATCCCCTCGTCCGGCTGA
- a CDS encoding DUF2382 domain-containing protein, translating to MPHLHRLSEISSRHSQDFQQAGIHNPVGQPAYMSGGQTIGRVADALVDDTQGRIRYLVVDQDGGNINGSALIPIGLARIENDGVYFDDLSQGQYSSLHRYSDTEEYTFEHQSNDERVLRGQGNMAGTAAMATTTDTTQRAYNYRDEDTSDRMFKTPERLQLLEERLSVNKERYLAGSVQIGKHVETRQENVSVPLEHEEVVIERHAVSDARPVEGNVHLGDNTTVRVDVEAERANIGKQAFVTEEVSVGKRTVTETETHTAEVGREVLDVNKSGEVQTNGTLDDRRDRNS from the coding sequence ATGCCGCACCTGCATCGACTGTCAGAGATCTCCAGCCGCCATAGCCAGGACTTCCAGCAAGCTGGAATTCATAATCCTGTTGGTCAGCCCGCCTACATGAGCGGCGGCCAGACCATCGGCAGGGTCGCCGACGCCCTGGTGGACGATACTCAGGGCCGTATCCGCTACCTGGTGGTTGATCAGGATGGCGGCAACATCAACGGCTCGGCCCTGATCCCCATCGGTCTGGCGCGCATCGAGAACGATGGCGTGTATTTCGATGACCTGTCTCAGGGTCAGTATTCCAGCCTGCACCGGTACAGCGACACCGAGGAATACACCTTCGAGCACCAGAGCAACGATGAACGTGTCCTGCGTGGTCAGGGGAACATGGCGGGGACCGCAGCCATGGCCACCACGACCGATACCACCCAGCGCGCCTACAACTACCGCGACGAGGACACCAGCGACCGGATGTTCAAGACGCCCGAGCGCCTCCAGCTGCTCGAAGAACGCCTTTCGGTCAACAAAGAGCGTTACCTGGCCGGCAGCGTCCAGATCGGCAAGCACGTCGAAACCCGACAGGAAAATGTTTCTGTGCCCCTGGAGCACGAGGAAGTGGTCATCGAACGCCATGCAGTGAGTGACGCCCGCCCGGTCGAGGGCAATGTTCATCTGGGCGACAACACCACGGTGCGGGTCGACGTCGAAGCCGAGCGTGCCAACATCGGCAAGCAGGCCTTCGTGACAGAAGAGGTTTCGGTAGGCAAACGCACCGTGACCGAGACGGAAACGCACACCGCTGAAGTGGGCCGCGAAGTGCTGGACGTCAACAAGTCCGGTGAAGTTCAGACCAACGGCACGCTAGACGACCGCCGCGACCGCAACAGCTGA
- a CDS encoding WGxxGxxG family protein, whose product MTHNHLKSLVVTLALVAVPMGASAQTGDDTTGTTTTETATTETTQTENRGPGFPWGLLGLLGLAGLMNRKPEARTEVRLGGPTDGPRKS is encoded by the coding sequence ATGACCCACAACCACCTGAAATCCCTTGTCGTAACCCTGGCTCTGGTCGCCGTACCCATGGGTGCATCGGCGCAAACAGGCGACGACACCACCGGGACCACAACTACCGAAACCGCTACCACCGAAACCACACAGACTGAAAACCGGGGTCCGGGCTTTCCCTGGGGGCTTCTGGGACTTCTCGGGCTTGCTGGCCTGATGAACCGCAAGCCTGAAGCCCGCACCGAAGTTCGCCTGGGCGGACCGACCGACGGTCCACGCAAAAGCTGA
- a CDS encoding AI-2E family transporter, whose product MTFQRNTPAPGPSGMPRAGIQVVNLLPVALGVIGVLLTLSFFGKVGPAVLAIILALILATALNPVARFLERWMPRAAAGMATVLLVLAALALLAFLAVPPVVTQLGQLSGSLPSTVPELEKRINSVVSGYPAISGALSEDTIHGLVQQATSFTTRAARALPNLVGTAVGGLFLGVVTLVMVVFVLSNPVPLVNGALGAVPPRHRLKAARALAQVLKQLGDWGRATVLIMLVTGGFMALGLMLLGVENWLVFGLLAALGELVPNLGPIVASLPPILFTLADDPQKAVYVAVFSLVFQQVEGFILAPFLLGGAGKLHPLSVTVGVLLFGSVFGLVGAFLTVPFLIILKAMYQEFYLQDAPDIPDAVAMALISGKVEEQLEREDQEREAAVRAVQEARDAELVRQAEDGELNLAAALDAQDGGHGTADTGRSPQSRQGLESS is encoded by the coding sequence ATGACCTTTCAGCGCAATACGCCAGCCCCAGGACCATCCGGCATGCCTCGCGCCGGCATTCAGGTGGTGAATCTTCTGCCCGTCGCCCTGGGCGTCATCGGGGTGCTGCTGACCCTCAGTTTCTTTGGAAAGGTCGGACCGGCCGTCCTGGCGATCATCCTGGCCCTGATTCTGGCCACCGCCCTGAACCCGGTTGCACGCTTCCTGGAACGCTGGATGCCGCGCGCTGCCGCGGGTATGGCCACCGTGCTGCTGGTCCTGGCCGCGCTTGCACTGCTCGCTTTTCTGGCCGTGCCGCCGGTGGTGACGCAGCTGGGCCAGCTCTCCGGCAGCCTGCCCAGCACCGTCCCCGAACTGGAAAAACGCATCAACTCGGTGGTCTCCGGGTACCCGGCCATCAGCGGCGCGCTGTCTGAGGACACCATTCACGGCCTCGTTCAGCAGGCCACATCCTTCACCACCCGGGCAGCCCGCGCGCTGCCGAACCTGGTAGGCACTGCTGTGGGTGGGCTGTTTCTCGGTGTGGTGACGCTGGTGATGGTGGTGTTTGTGCTGAGCAACCCCGTGCCGCTGGTCAATGGGGCGCTGGGCGCCGTCCCACCCCGGCACCGTCTGAAGGCGGCGCGTGCTCTTGCCCAGGTACTCAAGCAGCTGGGCGACTGGGGCCGGGCCACGGTCCTGATCATGCTGGTCACGGGCGGGTTCATGGCGCTGGGTTTGATGCTGCTTGGTGTGGAGAACTGGCTGGTGTTCGGCCTGCTGGCGGCGCTGGGAGAACTGGTGCCGAACCTGGGGCCCATCGTGGCGTCACTGCCCCCAATCCTGTTCACCCTGGCCGATGACCCTCAGAAAGCCGTGTACGTCGCGGTGTTCTCACTGGTGTTCCAGCAGGTCGAAGGCTTCATTCTGGCGCCATTCCTGCTGGGCGGCGCCGGGAAACTGCACCCGCTGTCGGTCACGGTGGGTGTCCTGTTGTTCGGCAGTGTGTTCGGCCTGGTCGGTGCATTCCTGACGGTGCCTTTCCTGATCATCCTGAAGGCGATGTACCAGGAGTTCTACCTGCAGGACGCTCCAGACATCCCGGACGCGGTCGCCATGGCCCTGATCAGCGGTAAAGTCGAAGAGCAGCTCGAACGTGAGGATCAAGAGCGTGAGGCGGCTGTCAGGGCGGTGCAGGAAGCGCGCGACGCGGAACTGGTGCGCCAGGCCGAGGATGGGGAGCTGAATCTGGCCGCCGCGCTGGATGCACAGGACGGTGGCCATGGGACGGCGGACACCGGCCGTTCTCCCCAGAGCAGGCAGGGGCTCGAGTCCAGCTGA